In Streptomyces capitiformicae, one genomic interval encodes:
- a CDS encoding class I SAM-dependent methyltransferase, whose protein sequence is MPSTPRPDPGQLAPGPDPFHEPRRDDCPWCGSRRLRTRVRAPEGERRTPSTYAAVDECRDCSHVFQNPRPTPEGLLLWHRRQPVEDHIHANPAGRLRRRHHRAAARAMLPYAEPESWLDVGTGLGHFPETAREVHPYTAFDGLDPTERVERARAAGRIEEAHQGLLTDPAIAARLRARYDVVSMFHHLEHTTDPREELRAARTVLRPDGHLLVEVPDPARPFGTLPHGRWWPRKTHDRPRPLHLMPPRNLLAELEAQGYQVIATRACAPFPPRAHRILARRTTLPAAPSAP, encoded by the coding sequence ATGCCCTCCACCCCGCGGCCGGACCCCGGCCAACTCGCCCCGGGTCCCGATCCCTTCCACGAACCGCGCCGCGACGACTGCCCCTGGTGCGGCTCGCGGAGGTTGCGCACGCGGGTGCGCGCGCCGGAGGGGGAGCGGCGCACGCCGAGCACGTACGCCGCCGTCGACGAGTGCCGGGACTGCTCCCACGTCTTCCAGAACCCCCGGCCCACCCCCGAGGGTCTGCTCCTGTGGCACCGTCGGCAGCCCGTCGAGGACCACATCCACGCGAACCCCGCCGGACGCCTGCGCCGCCGGCACCACCGCGCCGCCGCGCGCGCGATGCTGCCGTACGCCGAGCCCGAGAGCTGGCTCGACGTCGGCACCGGACTCGGCCACTTCCCGGAGACCGCGCGCGAGGTCCACCCGTACACCGCCTTCGACGGCCTCGACCCGACGGAACGCGTCGAACGGGCGCGGGCGGCCGGGCGGATCGAGGAGGCGCACCAGGGCCTGCTCACTGACCCGGCGATCGCCGCCCGGCTGCGCGCCCGTTACGACGTGGTCAGCATGTTCCACCACCTGGAACACACCACCGACCCCCGCGAGGAGCTCCGCGCCGCCCGCACCGTCCTGCGCCCCGACGGCCACCTCCTCGTCGAAGTCCCGGACCCCGCCCGCCCGTTCGGCACCCTGCCGCACGGCCGGTGGTGGCCCCGGAAGACGCACGACAGACCGCGCCCCCTCCACCTCATGCCCCCACGCAACCTGCTCGCCGAACTGGAGGCCCAGGGCTATCAGGTGATCGCCACGCGGGCCTGCGCGCCCTTCCCGCCCCGCGCCCACCGCATCCTCGCGCGCCGCACAACACTCCCGGCCGCCCCCTCAGCCCCGTAG
- the cobT gene encoding nicotinate-nucleotide--dimethylbenzimidazole phosphoribosyltransferase, protein MSSLNLDDFTDLIERPDGGVRRDAEARRERQIVPPGALGRLDDLGEWLAAAQSAVPVRPIRQARVLLFAGDHGVAGLGVSARAAGTADQLVRAVLDGSSPVSVLARRLDVPVRVVDLALDCDPESLPEEVVRHRVRRGSGRIDVEDALTIEEAEAAFRVGVALADEEADSGTDLVVLGDVSVGGTTVAAVLVAGLCGTDASVVTGRGGRAIDDLTWMRKCAAVRDTLRRARPVLGDQLTLLATVGGADLAAMTGFLLQSAVRKMPVILDGVVSAACALVAQRVAFRAPDWWLAGQGSGEPAQAKALDRMAIEPLLDHGVKVGEGAGALLALPLVQAAAALAAELPERDAFGEEAEEKVKVEESVIDDLDAT, encoded by the coding sequence ATGAGCTCGCTTAATCTCGACGACTTCACCGATCTGATCGAGCGCCCCGACGGTGGGGTGCGCCGCGATGCCGAGGCGCGGCGGGAGCGGCAGATCGTGCCGCCCGGGGCGCTGGGCCGCCTCGACGACCTGGGTGAGTGGCTGGCGGCGGCGCAGTCGGCCGTACCGGTGCGGCCGATCCGACAGGCCCGGGTGCTCTTGTTCGCGGGCGACCACGGCGTGGCCGGACTCGGCGTCTCCGCGCGGGCCGCGGGCACCGCCGACCAACTGGTGCGGGCCGTGCTCGACGGAAGCAGCCCGGTGTCGGTGCTCGCCCGGCGGCTCGACGTACCCGTGCGCGTGGTGGACCTGGCGCTCGACTGCGACCCGGAGTCGCTGCCCGAGGAGGTGGTACGGCATCGGGTGCGGCGCGGGTCCGGACGGATCGATGTCGAGGACGCGCTGACGATCGAGGAGGCGGAGGCCGCGTTCCGGGTGGGCGTCGCACTCGCGGACGAGGAGGCCGACTCCGGGACCGACCTCGTCGTCCTCGGTGATGTGAGCGTCGGGGGGACCACGGTGGCGGCGGTGCTCGTCGCCGGGCTGTGCGGGACCGACGCGTCCGTCGTCACCGGGCGGGGCGGTCGGGCGATCGACGATCTGACGTGGATGCGGAAGTGCGCGGCCGTGCGGGACACTCTGCGGCGGGCCCGGCCGGTGCTCGGTGATCAGCTGACGCTGCTGGCGACCGTGGGTGGGGCGGATCTCGCGGCCATGACCGGGTTCCTGCTGCAGAGCGCGGTGCGGAAGATGCCGGTGATCCTGGACGGGGTCGTCTCGGCCGCGTGCGCGCTGGTGGCCCAGCGGGTGGCCTTCCGGGCGCCGGACTGGTGGCTCGCCGGGCAGGGCAGCGGGGAGCCGGCACAGGCCAAGGCGCTGGACCGGATGGCGATCGAGCCGCTGCTCGACCATGGGGTGAAGGTCGGGGAGGGGGCGGGGGCGTTGTTGGCGTTGCCGCTTGTCCAGGCCGCGGCGGCGTTGGCTGCGGAGCTTCCGGAGCGGGATGCCTTCGGCGAGGAGGCCGAGGAGAAGGTCAAGGTCGAGGAGTCGGTGATCGACGACCTGGATGCCACGTAG
- a CDS encoding adenosylcobinamide-GDP ribazoletransferase gives MSTTPEPEPTLPAPKPTLSDGLRFAFGTLTVLPVTVSRWDREAARAGMLCAPAAGMVVGLVSAALGGLLLVLGSGALLAAVASVAVPAVLTRGLHLDGLADTADGLGSGKPAADALRIMKQSDIGPFGVITLVFVLFTQVAALAGLYGESWALGAFAAVVSATTARLALTLAAREGVPPARPEGLGAAVAGTVRVRDALLVAALVLCAAGGLCALLGVYGAILDTVLAVVFACAAAEALLRHCTRRFGGVTGDVFGALAETAATIALIKLVLG, from the coding sequence GTGTCCACGACCCCCGAGCCCGAACCCACACTTCCGGCGCCGAAGCCCACGCTCTCCGACGGCCTCCGTTTCGCCTTCGGCACCCTGACCGTGCTGCCGGTGACGGTGAGCCGCTGGGACCGCGAGGCCGCGCGCGCCGGAATGCTGTGCGCGCCCGCCGCCGGGATGGTGGTCGGCCTGGTCTCGGCCGCGCTCGGCGGTCTCCTGCTGGTCCTGGGCTCGGGGGCGTTGCTCGCCGCCGTGGCCTCCGTGGCCGTACCGGCCGTACTCACCCGTGGTCTGCATCTGGACGGGCTCGCGGACACCGCCGACGGGCTCGGCAGCGGCAAGCCCGCGGCAGACGCGCTGCGGATCATGAAGCAGTCGGACATCGGGCCGTTCGGCGTGATCACCCTCGTGTTCGTGCTGTTCACCCAGGTCGCCGCGCTCGCGGGGCTGTACGGCGAGTCCTGGGCCCTGGGTGCGTTCGCGGCCGTGGTGTCGGCGACCACGGCCCGGCTCGCGCTGACCCTGGCCGCACGCGAGGGCGTGCCACCGGCCCGCCCCGAAGGGCTGGGAGCGGCGGTCGCGGGAACCGTGCGGGTGCGGGACGCGCTGCTCGTGGCCGCCCTGGTCCTGTGTGCCGCGGGCGGCTTGTGCGCGCTCCTCGGGGTGTACGGCGCCATCCTCGACACGGTCCTCGCGGTCGTCTTCGCCTGTGCCGCCGCCGAGGCGCTGCTGCGGCACTGCACGCGCCGCTTCGGCGGGGTGACGGGTGACGTGTTCGGCGCACTGGCGGAGACAGCGGCGACGATCGCCCTGATCAAGCTCGTACTCGGCTGA
- a CDS encoding endo alpha-1,4 polygalactosaminidase yields MSRVLARSALLSLLLLVAGCTSASDDKPGTGREAAEGARWQPEPGTDWQWQLSGRLDTSVDVPVYDIDGFDQPADTVAELHDDGRKVICYLSTGAWEDWRPDADEFPKSVIGKGNGWEGEYWLDIRQLDVLEPLMAERIDMCAEKGFDAVEPDNMDGYRNKTGFPLKAADQLRYNRLIARLAHERGLAVGLKNDLDQIPELVDDFDFAVNEQCAQYEECEELTPFIEAGKAVFHVEYEMETADFCPGSRRLELSSLLKKWELGVWREAC; encoded by the coding sequence ATGAGCCGAGTCCTCGCCCGCAGTGCCCTGTTGTCCCTGCTCCTGCTGGTCGCGGGGTGCACGAGTGCCTCCGACGACAAGCCGGGGACCGGCCGGGAGGCTGCGGAGGGCGCCCGCTGGCAGCCGGAGCCCGGCACGGACTGGCAGTGGCAGCTCAGCGGCCGCCTCGACACCTCCGTGGATGTACCCGTGTACGACATCGACGGCTTCGACCAGCCGGCGGACACCGTCGCCGAGTTGCACGACGACGGCCGCAAGGTCATCTGCTATCTGTCGACCGGCGCCTGGGAGGACTGGCGCCCGGACGCCGACGAGTTCCCGAAGTCGGTGATAGGCAAGGGCAATGGCTGGGAGGGCGAGTACTGGCTCGACATCCGGCAGCTCGACGTCCTCGAACCCCTCATGGCCGAACGCATCGACATGTGCGCGGAGAAGGGCTTCGACGCGGTCGAGCCGGACAACATGGACGGCTATCGCAACAAGACCGGCTTCCCCCTCAAGGCCGCCGACCAGCTCCGCTACAACCGGCTGATCGCCCGCCTCGCCCATGAGCGGGGCCTCGCGGTGGGCCTGAAGAACGACCTCGACCAGATCCCCGAGCTCGTCGACGACTTCGACTTCGCGGTCAATGAGCAGTGTGCTCAGTACGAGGAGTGCGAGGAGCTGACGCCCTTCATCGAGGCCGGCAAGGCTGTCTTCCATGTCGAGTACGAGATGGAGACGGCCGACTTCTGCCCCGGGAGCCGACGCCTGGAACTCAGCTCGCTGCTGAAGAAGTGGGAGCTGGGGGTGTGGCGGGAGGCCTGCTGA
- a CDS encoding leucyl aminopeptidase — MTALTLSTAAASGLRADAIVVGVAKGAKGPLVALGAEAVDKAYDGKLAGVLETLGASGAEGEVTKLPAPSGFKAPLVVAVGLGAEPEKDGSFGAEALRRAAGAAARALAGSKKAAFALPVEDAAAVGAIAEGALLGAYSFDTYKQNAPSDNAAKGKNGKAPLAEVALLGAKPRDNAHKAAAARAIAVTEELNRARDLINTPPNDLDPEAFAAIASAAGKDHGIKVQVLDEKALAKGGYGGILGVGAGSAAAPRLVKLSYTSAQAKKHLAFVGKGITYDSGGISLKPAGHNETMKCDMSGAAAVFAAVVAAARLGLEVNVTGWLALAENMPSGSATRPGDVLRMYSGKTVEVLNTDAEGRLVLADALAKASEDKPDAIVDVATLTGAMMLALGNRTFGIMANDDAFRSAVHEAAEEVGEAAWPMPLPDHLRKGMDSPTADIANMGERYGGGLVAGLFLKEFVGEGITWAHLDIAGPAFNEGGPFGYTPKGGTGSAVRTLVRLAELAAAGDLG; from the coding sequence GTGACTGCTCTCACTCTCAGCACCGCCGCAGCGTCGGGCCTCCGCGCCGACGCGATCGTGGTCGGTGTCGCGAAGGGCGCCAAGGGGCCGCTCGTAGCCCTCGGCGCCGAGGCTGTGGACAAGGCGTACGACGGCAAGCTGGCCGGCGTCCTGGAGACCCTCGGCGCCTCGGGCGCGGAGGGCGAGGTGACGAAGCTGCCCGCACCGTCCGGCTTCAAGGCGCCGCTCGTGGTGGCGGTGGGCCTGGGAGCGGAGCCCGAAAAGGACGGTTCGTTCGGCGCCGAGGCGCTGCGCCGGGCGGCCGGTGCCGCGGCCAGGGCGCTCGCCGGATCGAAGAAGGCGGCGTTCGCGCTGCCGGTCGAGGACGCCGCGGCCGTCGGCGCGATCGCGGAGGGCGCGCTGCTGGGCGCGTACTCCTTCGACACCTACAAGCAGAACGCGCCCTCGGACAACGCCGCCAAGGGGAAGAACGGCAAGGCACCGCTCGCCGAGGTCGCCCTGCTCGGCGCCAAGCCGCGCGACAACGCCCACAAGGCCGCCGCCGCGCGCGCGATCGCCGTGACCGAGGAGCTCAACCGGGCCCGCGACCTGATCAACACCCCGCCGAACGACCTCGACCCCGAGGCGTTCGCCGCCATCGCCTCGGCGGCGGGCAAGGACCACGGCATCAAGGTGCAGGTGCTCGACGAGAAGGCGCTGGCCAAGGGCGGCTACGGCGGCATCCTCGGCGTCGGCGCGGGCTCGGCCGCCGCGCCCCGGCTGGTGAAGCTGTCGTACACGTCCGCCCAGGCGAAGAAGCACCTGGCGTTCGTCGGCAAGGGCATCACGTACGACTCGGGCGGTATCTCGCTGAAGCCCGCCGGGCACAACGAGACGATGAAGTGCGACATGAGCGGGGCGGCCGCGGTGTTCGCGGCCGTCGTCGCCGCCGCTCGGCTGGGCCTGGAGGTCAATGTCACCGGGTGGCTCGCGCTGGCCGAGAACATGCCGTCCGGCTCCGCCACACGGCCGGGTGACGTGCTGCGGATGTACAGCGGGAAGACCGTCGAGGTCCTCAACACGGATGCCGAGGGCCGGCTGGTGCTCGCCGACGCGCTCGCCAAGGCGTCGGAGGACAAGCCGGACGCGATCGTGGATGTGGCGACGCTGACCGGGGCGATGATGCTGGCGCTGGGGAACCGGACGTTCGGGATCATGGCGAACGACGACGCGTTCCGCTCCGCGGTGCACGAGGCGGCGGAGGAGGTCGGTGAGGCGGCTTGGCCGATGCCGCTGCCGGACCATCTGCGCAAGGGGATGGACTCCCCCACCGCCGACATCGCGAACATGGGTGAGCGGTACGGGGGTGGGCTGGTCGCCGGTCTGTTCCTGAAGGAGTTCGTGGGTGAGGGGATCACCTGGGCTCACCTGGACATCGCGGGGCCTGCGTTCAACGAGGGCGGGCCGTTCGGTTACACGCCGAAGGGTGGGACCGGGTCTGCGGTGCGGACTCTCGTGCGGCTCGCGGAGTTGGCTGCCGCGGGTGACCTGGGATGA
- the lpdA gene encoding dihydrolipoyl dehydrogenase codes for MANDASTVFDLVILGGGSGGYAAALRGAQLGLDVALIEKDKVGGTCLHRGCIPTKALLHAGEIADQARESEQFGVKATFEGIDVPAVHKYKDGVVAGLYKGLQGLIASRKVTYIEGEGRLSSPTSVDVGGQRVQGRHVLLATGSVPKSLPGLEIDGNRIISSDHALVLDRVPKSAIVLGGGVIGVEFASAWKSFGTDVTVIEGLKHLVPVEDENSSKLLERAFRKRGIKFNLGTFFSKAEYTQDGVKVTLADGKEFEAEVLLVAVGRGPVSAGLGYEEQGVAMDRGYVLVDEYMRTNVPTISAVGDLVPTLQLAHVGFAEGMLVAERLAGLKVVPIDYDGVPRVTYCHPEVASVGITEAKAKEIYGADKVVALKYNLAGNGKSKILNTTGEIKLVQVKDGAVVGVHMVGDRMGEQVGEAQLIYNWEALPAEVAQLIHAHPTQNEAMGEAHLALAGKPLHSHD; via the coding sequence GTGGCGAACGACGCCAGCACCGTTTTCGACCTAGTGATCCTCGGCGGTGGTAGCGGTGGTTACGCCGCGGCCCTGCGCGGGGCGCAGCTGGGCCTGGACGTCGCCCTGATCGAGAAGGACAAGGTCGGCGGCACCTGCCTGCACCGGGGATGCATCCCCACCAAGGCCCTGCTGCACGCGGGCGAGATCGCCGATCAGGCCCGCGAGAGCGAGCAGTTCGGTGTGAAGGCCACCTTCGAGGGCATCGACGTACCGGCCGTCCACAAGTACAAGGACGGCGTCGTCGCCGGCCTGTACAAGGGTCTGCAGGGGCTCATCGCCTCCCGCAAGGTCACCTACATCGAGGGTGAGGGCCGTCTGTCCTCCCCGACCTCCGTCGACGTGGGCGGCCAGCGCGTCCAGGGCCGCCACGTCCTGCTGGCGACCGGCTCCGTGCCGAAGTCGCTGCCGGGCCTGGAGATCGACGGCAACCGCATCATCTCCTCGGACCACGCCCTCGTCCTGGACCGTGTGCCGAAGTCGGCGATCGTCCTCGGCGGCGGTGTCATCGGCGTCGAGTTCGCCTCCGCGTGGAAGTCCTTCGGTACGGACGTCACGGTCATCGAGGGCCTGAAGCACCTCGTCCCCGTCGAGGACGAGAACTCCTCCAAGCTTCTTGAGCGCGCGTTCCGCAAGCGCGGCATCAAGTTCAACCTGGGCACGTTCTTCTCCAAGGCCGAGTACACCCAGGACGGTGTCAAGGTCACCCTCGCCGACGGCAAGGAGTTCGAGGCCGAGGTGCTGCTCGTCGCCGTCGGCCGTGGCCCGGTCTCCGCCGGTCTCGGCTACGAGGAGCAGGGCGTCGCCATGGACCGTGGCTACGTCCTGGTCGACGAGTACATGCGGACGAACGTCCCGACCATCTCCGCCGTCGGTGACCTGGTCCCGACGCTCCAGCTCGCGCACGTCGGCTTCGCCGAGGGCATGCTGGTGGCGGAGCGTCTGGCCGGTCTGAAGGTCGTCCCGATCGACTACGACGGTGTCCCGCGGGTGACGTACTGCCACCCCGAAGTCGCCTCCGTGGGCATCACCGAGGCCAAGGCCAAGGAGATCTACGGCGCGGACAAGGTCGTCGCTCTGAAGTACAACCTGGCGGGCAACGGCAAGAGCAAGATCCTCAACACCACGGGCGAGATCAAGCTCGTCCAGGTGAAGGACGGTGCCGTGGTCGGCGTCCACATGGTCGGCGACCGCATGGGCGAGCAGGTCGGCGAGGCCCAGCTGATCTACAACTGGGAGGCGCTCCCCGCCGAGGTCGCCCAGCTCATCCACGCCCACCCGACGCAGAACGAGGCGATGGGCGAGGCCCACCTTGCTCTGGCCGGCAAGCCGCTGCACTCGCACGACTGA
- a CDS encoding tautomerase family protein, with protein MPFGVLDDERRPGLVGEATELVLAAAGLGADQALRVWVLIHEQPDGTWGAGGTIMRYTEVAGLATD; from the coding sequence GTGCCGTTCGGGGTCCTCGATGACGAGCGGCGCCCAGGTCTGGTCGGAGAAGCGACGGAACTGGTGCTGGCCGCCGCGGGGCTCGGCGCGGACCAGGCGCTCCGGGTGTGGGTGCTCATCCATGAGCAGCCGGACGGGACCTGGGGAGCAGGCGGCACGATCATGCGCTACACCGAGGTCGCGGGACTCGCCACGGACTGA
- a CDS encoding TetR/AcrR family transcriptional regulator, protein MARLTRAESQARTREHVLDTAHDLFLHDGFTKTSIERVAEAAGYSKGAVYSNFATKNELCLAVLDRIALQQVAYIAAEMGDAPRLEDRLAGFARWAEQHIGDSSWTALEVEFATANRRDAHVCEQLAHRRRAVTEALADLIRAQMQELGVTPHMPADTAAFVLLSLGIGIGVQRAFDPTVPVQPLVDLLRQVMTD, encoded by the coding sequence GTGGCAAGACTGACCCGGGCCGAGAGCCAGGCCCGCACCCGCGAACACGTCCTCGACACCGCGCACGACCTCTTTCTGCACGACGGCTTCACGAAGACCTCCATCGAGCGGGTCGCGGAGGCCGCCGGCTACTCGAAGGGCGCGGTGTACTCCAACTTCGCGACCAAGAACGAGCTTTGCCTGGCCGTCCTGGACCGCATTGCCCTGCAGCAAGTGGCGTACATCGCCGCCGAGATGGGAGACGCGCCCCGCCTGGAGGACAGGCTCGCGGGTTTCGCCCGGTGGGCCGAGCAGCACATAGGCGACAGCTCGTGGACCGCACTGGAAGTCGAGTTCGCCACCGCCAACCGCCGCGACGCACACGTCTGCGAACAGCTCGCCCACCGACGGCGCGCCGTCACCGAGGCCCTCGCGGACCTCATCCGGGCTCAGATGCAGGAACTGGGCGTCACGCCCCACATGCCCGCGGACACCGCCGCCTTCGTCCTTCTCAGCCTCGGGATCGGCATCGGCGTCCAGCGCGCGTTCGACCCCACCGTCCCCGTACAGCCGCTCGTGGACCTGCTCCGTCAGGTCATGACCGACTGA
- a CDS encoding patatin-like phospholipase family protein — protein MAPRRALVVGCGGTLGFAWTVAALTAVEAELDWDVRTAEVSVGTSAGAEVVSALGSGRSVSDLLAAVRGETGADPVLLGHVHAHPGALPPVPWPGLPGSGLVTAAVRGRVSPGSGLVGLLPRGRGDARWLHRFGAALAEGRPWPDSTHTWLVAADARSGRRVAFGAPGAPATGLGSAIAASWAIPGWFPPVRIDGRTYLDGGAVSPTSADLLVPLGLDEVVIVAPMSTSGGAPATGLSRLERLLRRWMTRTVDAEERLLRAAGCRVVRIEPGVEELAVMGANFMDPRRRAATLDVSLRTAPDRVKRAIDRSIAA, from the coding sequence GTGGCTCCACGGCGTGCACTGGTGGTCGGGTGCGGCGGCACGCTCGGCTTCGCTTGGACGGTCGCCGCGCTCACCGCAGTGGAAGCGGAGCTGGACTGGGACGTGCGGACCGCCGAGGTGTCGGTGGGGACGTCCGCCGGGGCAGAAGTCGTGTCCGCTCTCGGCTCCGGCCGGTCCGTGTCCGACCTGCTCGCGGCGGTACGGGGAGAGACTGGCGCGGACCCGGTGCTACTCGGACACGTCCACGCCCACCCGGGTGCACTGCCTCCCGTCCCGTGGCCCGGGCTGCCGGGGTCGGGGCTGGTGACCGCTGCCGTACGCGGCCGGGTCTCGCCGGGCTCGGGGCTGGTGGGGCTGCTGCCGCGCGGCCGGGGTGATGCGCGTTGGCTGCACCGATTCGGTGCCGCGCTGGCGGAGGGCCGCCCGTGGCCGGATTCCACCCACACCTGGCTGGTCGCGGCCGACGCGCGCTCGGGCCGGCGGGTCGCGTTCGGCGCGCCGGGAGCTCCGGCCACGGGCCTGGGCAGCGCGATCGCCGCGTCCTGGGCGATCCCGGGCTGGTTCCCGCCGGTGCGGATCGACGGGCGGACCTACCTCGACGGAGGCGCCGTGTCCCCGACCTCGGCGGACCTCCTCGTACCCCTAGGGCTGGACGAGGTGGTGATCGTCGCTCCCATGTCGACCTCCGGGGGCGCACCCGCCACCGGCCTGAGCCGTCTCGAACGGCTCCTGCGCCGCTGGATGACCCGGACCGTCGACGCCGAAGAACGCCTCTTGCGTGCGGCCGGATGCCGCGTCGTCCGGATCGAGCCCGGGGTGGAGGAACTGGCCGTGATGGGGGCCAACTTCATGGACCCACGGCGGCGTGCGGCCACGCTCGACGTCTCCCTGCGCACCGCACCCGACCGCGTCAAGCGAGCCATCGACAGGAGCATTGCGGCATGA
- a CDS encoding flavin-containing monooxygenase, translated as MSTHVEVIVVGAGISGVGAGARLRGAGIRDFLIIEAADDFGGTWRANTYPGCQCDVPSRLYSYSFAPNPDWTRVYAHQPEILTYVRRVADTYRLREHTRFGVRMTQARWQPGQARWLVRTDAGEFTARFLIAGAGPWNEPLVPDVPGLDGFPGEVFHSARWNHDYDLRGKRVAVLGTGASAVQFVPAIAPDVARLHVFQRTAQWVLPKLDHHIPKAERWAMRHLPGARAAVAGLEYRAMETLGRGFRRPGLMRGVQAIARAHLRATVRDAELRRKLTPDYTIGCKRILFSNHYYPALTRPNVDVHAAAVHAVEGNTVHGAHGSAAEVDAIILGTGFHILDTPLAGLVRDGAGHSLADRWQGSPEAYLGTVVAGFPNAFLLLGPGLGTGHSSAFAILEAQLDLVLGAIKAAREESWAVLEVRGDVQAAYNARLQTALAGTVYNAGGCRSYYLDANGRNSFSWPWSTDRLRAEVGRFEPQDFTAS; from the coding sequence ATGAGCACACACGTCGAGGTCATCGTCGTCGGCGCCGGCATCTCCGGGGTTGGCGCCGGGGCCAGGCTCCGCGGCGCCGGTATCCGGGACTTCCTGATCATCGAGGCGGCCGACGACTTCGGCGGCACGTGGCGGGCGAACACCTATCCCGGCTGCCAGTGCGACGTACCGTCCCGCCTCTACAGCTACTCCTTCGCTCCGAACCCGGACTGGACGCGGGTGTACGCGCACCAGCCGGAGATCCTCACGTACGTGAGGCGGGTCGCCGACACGTACCGGCTGCGCGAACACACCCGGTTCGGGGTGCGTATGACCCAAGCGCGATGGCAGCCCGGCCAGGCCCGCTGGCTCGTCCGTACCGACGCCGGTGAGTTCACCGCCCGGTTCCTGATCGCCGGCGCCGGCCCGTGGAACGAGCCTCTCGTCCCGGACGTCCCCGGCCTCGACGGTTTCCCCGGCGAGGTGTTCCACTCCGCGCGCTGGAACCACGACTACGACCTGCGCGGCAAGCGCGTCGCGGTGCTCGGCACCGGCGCCTCGGCCGTGCAGTTCGTCCCGGCGATCGCCCCCGACGTCGCCCGCTTGCATGTGTTCCAGCGCACCGCCCAGTGGGTGCTGCCCAAGCTGGACCATCACATACCGAAGGCCGAACGGTGGGCGATGCGCCACCTGCCGGGCGCGCGAGCCGCGGTGGCAGGGCTGGAGTACCGGGCCATGGAGACGCTCGGACGTGGATTCCGGCGCCCCGGGCTGATGCGTGGCGTCCAGGCCATCGCACGGGCCCACCTGCGGGCCACCGTCCGCGACGCCGAACTGCGCCGCAAGCTGACCCCCGACTACACCATCGGCTGCAAGCGCATCCTGTTCTCCAACCACTACTACCCCGCGCTGACGCGACCGAATGTCGACGTGCACGCCGCCGCGGTGCACGCCGTCGAAGGCAACACCGTGCACGGCGCCCACGGCAGCGCCGCCGAGGTGGACGCGATCATCCTCGGCACCGGCTTCCACATCCTCGACACGCCGCTCGCGGGCCTCGTCCGAGACGGAGCCGGCCACTCACTCGCCGACCGCTGGCAGGGCTCCCCCGAGGCGTACCTCGGCACCGTCGTCGCGGGCTTCCCCAACGCCTTCCTGCTCCTCGGCCCCGGCCTGGGCACCGGGCACTCGTCGGCGTTCGCCATTCTGGAGGCACAGCTCGACCTCGTTCTGGGCGCCATCAAGGCCGCACGGGAGGAGAGTTGGGCGGTGCTGGAGGTACGCGGCGACGTGCAGGCCGCGTACAACGCCCGGCTGCAGACCGCGCTGGCCGGCACCGTCTACAACGCCGGTGGGTGCAGGAGCTACTACCTCGACGCCAACGGCCGCAACAGCTTCAGCTGGCCTTGGTCCACCGACCGGCTTCGCGCCGAGGTCGGTCGCTTTGAGCCGCAGGACTTCACCGCTTCCTGA